In Syntrophobacterales bacterium, the following proteins share a genomic window:
- a CDS encoding 4Fe-4S binding protein gives MKITRKIIQIDEEKCNGCGQCVPSCAEGAIAIVDGKARLSAEKYCDGLGACLGECPQGALTIVEREAEDFDETAVVEHLEGKRLPASGEPLTMACGCPSSQIQSFPRATSCAEANKPRLQASSASALTHWPVQISLVPPTAPFLQGADLLVAADCTPVAYPNFHRDFLQGKAVMLGCPKFDDAEAYVRKFAEIFKTAGIKSVTVLTMEVPCCQGLPGIVKKGMAAAGAVVPFRQVIVSARGEIIEKR, from the coding sequence ATGAAGATAACGAGGAAAATCATCCAGATTGATGAAGAAAAATGCAATGGCTGCGGTCAGTGCGTACCCTCCTGCGCGGAAGGGGCGATCGCCATAGTGGACGGCAAGGCCCGGCTTTCCGCGGAAAAATATTGCGATGGACTGGGCGCCTGCCTCGGGGAGTGTCCCCAGGGTGCGCTCACAATCGTCGAGCGGGAGGCGGAGGATTTTGATGAAACGGCGGTAGTGGAGCATCTGGAGGGGAAGCGACTCCCCGCCAGCGGCGAGCCGCTCACGATGGCCTGCGGCTGTCCCTCCTCCCAGATTCAGAGCTTCCCGCGGGCAACGTCCTGTGCGGAGGCGAACAAACCCCGTTTGCAGGCAAGCTCCGCCTCGGCGCTTACTCACTGGCCGGTGCAGATATCCCTCGTTCCTCCCACCGCCCCCTTTTTGCAAGGGGCCGATCTGCTGGTGGCGGCGGACTGCACCCCCGTTGCCTATCCCAATTTCCACCGTGACTTTCTCCAGGGGAAAGCCGTCATGTTGGGATGCCCGAAATTCGACGACGCGGAGGCCTACGTCCGTAAATTCGCGGAAATATTTAAAACGGCAGGCATTAAAAGCGTTACCGTGCTGACCATGGAGGTTCCCTGCTGCCAGGGTCTGCCCGGAATCGTCAAGAAGGGCATGGCAGCGGCGGGAGCAGTCGTGCCCTTTCGTCAAGTCATTGTCAGCGCCCGCGGTGAAATTATTGAGAAAAGATAG
- the nifU gene encoding Fe-S cluster assembly scaffold protein NifU has translation MYSAKVMDHFTNPRNVGEIADASGIGQVGNPKCGDIMKMYLKIENNIIVDAKFKTFGCGAAVATSSMATELVKGKTVDEAMKITNLAVAEALDGLPQVKMHCSNLAQEAIAAALEDYRIKSGFPPNESIACKGCCNKCNQTHGSAEIFDD, from the coding sequence ATGTACAGTGCAAAGGTCATGGATCATTTTACAAATCCAAGAAATGTCGGAGAAATTGCAGATGCGAGCGGCATAGGCCAGGTGGGCAATCCCAAATGCGGCGATATAATGAAAATGTATCTGAAGATCGAGAACAACATTATCGTTGATGCCAAATTCAAGACCTTTGGCTGCGGCGCCGCTGTCGCCACAAGCAGTATGGCGACCGAGCTGGTAAAGGGCAAGACCGTTGATGAAGCCATGAAAATAACAAACTTGGCCGTCGCCGAGGCGCTGGACGGTCTGCCGCAGGTAAAGATGCACTGCTCAAATCTCGCGCAGGAAGCGATTGCGGCGGCGCTTGAGGATTATCGAATAAAGAGCGGTTTTCCGCCCAATGAAAGCATTGCCTGTAAAGGGTGCTGCAATAAGTGCAACCAGACCCATGGGAGCGCTGAAATTTTTGACGACTAA
- a CDS encoding HD domain-containing protein, producing MQCPGQDTRYWKPGAIFEFPCTHCGHPIEFFKDESTRKCKNCGQTMVNPKMDFGCAAYCPHASQCLGQLPPELLAQRKELLKDRAALEMKRYFKQDFKRIGHATRVARYAEQIGRQEKGDLMVILCAAYLHDIGIHEAERKYSSTAAHHQEEEGPPIAREILVRLGAGEEIIAEVCDIVGHHHHPRPEETTNFKAVYDADLIVNMEENKQAEKTGEEKLISIIETAFLTASGRKLAKEMLLKNIGMASQH from the coding sequence ATGCAATGTCCGGGACAAGATACTCGTTACTGGAAACCGGGGGCTATCTTCGAGTTTCCCTGTACCCACTGCGGCCACCCGATTGAATTCTTCAAGGATGAATCCACCCGTAAATGCAAAAACTGCGGGCAGACGATGGTAAATCCCAAAATGGACTTCGGCTGCGCCGCCTATTGCCCGCACGCCAGCCAGTGCCTCGGTCAACTGCCGCCGGAACTGCTGGCACAGCGCAAGGAACTGCTCAAGGACAGGGCTGCCCTGGAAATGAAACGCTACTTCAAACAGGACTTCAAACGAATTGGGCATGCCACCAGGGTGGCGCGCTATGCGGAGCAGATCGGCAGGCAGGAGAAGGGCGATCTGATGGTGATCCTTTGCGCCGCCTATCTCCACGATATCGGCATTCACGAGGCTGAACGGAAATACAGCAGTACCGCCGCCCACCATCAGGAGGAGGAAGGGCCGCCCATCGCCCGGGAAATCCTGGTTAGACTGGGGGCAGGGGAGGAGATCATCGCGGAGGTGTGCGACATTGTCGGCCATCACCATCATCCGCGCCCGGAAGAAACGACTAACTTCAAGGCAGTCTATGATGCCGATCTTATTGTGAATATGGAAGAAAATAAACAGGCGGAAAAAACCGGTGAAGAAAAACTTATTTCGATTATCGAGACGGCATTTTTGACGGCAAGTGGTCGCAAACTGGCCAAAGAGATGCTCTTGAAGAATATTGGCATGGCGTCGCAACACTAA
- a CDS encoding Crp/Fnr family transcriptional regulator, with amino-acid sequence MEIINQIASVPLFEGLPVEQLQDLARIMAAKSIKRGQVIFSEGDEAEGFYVIVSGRVKIFKLSPDGKEQILHISSQGEPFGEVPVFAGERFPAYAEAMEDSHTFFFPRPAFVNLIKKNPALALNMMALLARRLRLFAGMIESLSLKEVPGRLAAHFLFLSDQKEGAPELTLDISKNQLASLLGTIPETLSRILARMSNEGLIAIREARQVQILNRAGLKKLAEGEKRLS; translated from the coding sequence ATGGAAATCATAAACCAGATTGCTTCTGTCCCGCTGTTTGAAGGCCTGCCCGTTGAGCAACTTCAGGATTTAGCACGGATAATGGCAGCGAAATCAATCAAACGAGGCCAGGTGATTTTTTCCGAGGGTGACGAGGCCGAGGGTTTCTACGTAATCGTTTCGGGCCGGGTAAAAATATTTAAACTCTCCCCCGACGGTAAAGAGCAGATTCTCCACATAAGCTCCCAGGGCGAACCCTTCGGGGAGGTTCCTGTGTTTGCCGGCGAGCGTTTCCCCGCGTATGCAGAGGCCATGGAAGACAGCCATACCTTCTTTTTTCCCCGCCCCGCCTTTGTAAATCTGATCAAAAAAAATCCGGCGCTGGCTCTCAATATGATGGCCTTATTGGCCCGCCGCCTGCGCCTCTTTGCCGGCATGATCGAAAGTCTTTCCCTTAAGGAGGTGCCGGGGAGGCTGGCCGCGCATTTTCTCTTTTTGAGCGACCAAAAAGAGGGCGCCCCCGAGTTGACGCTTGATATCTCCAAAAACCAGCTTGCCAGCCTGCTGGGCACGATTCCCGAAACCCTTTCACGGATTCTTGCCCGCATGAGCAACGAAGGGCTGATTGCAATCAGGGAAGCGCGTCAAGTCCAAATTCTGAACCGCGCCGGGCTGAAAAAACTGGCAGAAGGAGAAAAACGGCTGTCCTGA
- the nifS gene encoding cysteine desulfurase NifS, whose protein sequence is MGDRIIYLDHAATTYVKPEVFDAMKPYFCEHFGNASSIYSLGRATKDAIEAAREKVARAIGAQAREIYFTGSGSEADNWALKGIAAAHKKKGKHIITSAIEHAAILNSCKYLEEEGFEVTYLPVDRDGLVSLEQVKNAIKGTTILISIMFANNEIGTIEPIAEIGALARENGVLFHTDAVQAVGNIPIDVEKMNIDLLSLSGHKFYGPKGTGVLYIRKGVRISSFIHGGHQERGKRASTENIPGIVGLGKAIELATENVAEYNKKLVNLREKTIEGLMASVPHIKLNGHRDSRLPGNVNISFRYIEGESLLLMLDMKGVCGSSGSACASGSLDPSHVLLAIGLPHEIAHGSLRLTFGEENTEEDVAYLLAEIPKIVARLREMSPLYEAVKGKESAQKF, encoded by the coding sequence ATGGGAGATAGAATTATTTACCTGGATCATGCTGCAACCACCTATGTAAAGCCGGAAGTATTTGATGCCATGAAGCCGTATTTTTGCGAACATTTTGGCAATGCCTCTTCAATATACAGTTTAGGCCGAGCGACCAAAGACGCCATCGAAGCGGCCCGAGAGAAAGTGGCCCGGGCCATCGGTGCGCAGGCAAGAGAAATATATTTTACCGGCTCGGGCAGTGAGGCCGACAACTGGGCGTTGAAGGGCATTGCTGCCGCCCATAAGAAAAAAGGCAAGCATATTATCACTTCCGCAATCGAACACGCGGCGATCTTGAATTCATGCAAATATTTGGAAGAAGAGGGTTTCGAGGTAACATATCTGCCGGTTGACCGGGATGGGCTGGTATCCCTGGAGCAGGTTAAAAATGCCATTAAAGGTACTACCATTCTTATCAGCATAATGTTCGCCAATAATGAGATCGGCACTATCGAGCCAATCGCGGAGATCGGCGCCCTGGCAAGAGAAAATGGCGTTTTATTCCACACAGATGCCGTTCAGGCAGTAGGCAATATCCCTATTGATGTCGAGAAGATGAATATCGACCTGTTGTCGTTGTCCGGTCATAAGTTCTACGGGCCTAAAGGAACAGGGGTTCTCTATATTCGCAAGGGCGTCCGGATTTCCTCCTTTATCCATGGCGGGCACCAGGAAAGAGGGAAAAGGGCCAGCACGGAAAATATTCCCGGCATTGTTGGCTTGGGAAAAGCAATTGAATTGGCGACAGAAAATGTTGCTGAATATAATAAAAAACTGGTTAATCTAAGGGAAAAGACGATTGAAGGGCTTATGGCCAGTGTGCCGCATATCAAACTTAATGGACACAGAGATAGCCGATTGCCCGGCAATGTAAATATTTCGTTTCGGTACATTGAGGGAGAGTCACTGCTGCTGATGCTGGATATGAAGGGTGTCTGCGGGTCAAGCGGCTCTGCCTGCGCCTCCGGTTCATTAGACCCCTCACATGTGCTTTTGGCTATCGGCCTTCCCCATGAAATAGCCCATGGTTCCCTGAGGCTGACCTTCGGAGAAGAAAACACCGAGGAAGATGTCGCTTATTTACTGGCGGAGATCCCTAAAATTGTCGCCAGGCTGAGAGAAATGTCTCCCCTGTATGAGGCAGTCAAAGGCAAAGAAAGCGCGCAAAAGTTTTAA